The DNA sequence ATGCCAAACTGGGTAAATTTATGAGTCGGCTGCTGAGCCGCATTACGCTTATCGCCGCGCAGAATGAAGAAGACGCCAACCGCTTTATCGCTCTCGGTCTGAAACGTAATCAGCTGGCGGTGACCGGTAGCCTGAAGTTTGATATCTCAGTGACGCCTGAACTGGCCGCTCGCGCCATCACCCTGCGCCGCCAGTGGGCGCCGCACCGCCAGGTATGGATTGCCACCAGCACCCACGACGGCGAGGAACAAATTATTCTTCAGGCGCATAAAAAGCTGCTTGAGCGTTTCCCCAATCTGCTGCTGATCCTTGTCCCTCGCCATCCGGAACGCTTCGGCGACGCCCGCGAGATGGTGCAGAAAGCGGGAATGAGCTACACCCTGCGCAGCACCGGCGAAATCCCTTCGAGCAGCACCCAGGTGGTAATTGGCGATACCATGGGTGAGCTGATGCTGCTGTACGGCATTGCCGATCTCGCGTTTGTCGGCGGTAGCCTGGTGGAGCGCGGCGGCCATAATCCGCTCGAACCCGCAGCTCACGCTATTCCGGTGCTGATGGGACCACACACTTTCAACTTCAAAGATATCTGCGCCAAGCTGCAGCAGGACGATGGGCTCATTACCGTGACCGACGCCGCCTCGCTGGTGACGCAGGTATCCAACCTGCTGACCGATGAAGATTACCGTCTGTGGTACGGTCGTCACGCGGTGGAAGTTCTGCACCAAAACCAGGGCGCGCTCTCCCGCCTGCTACAGTTACTGCAACCTTATCTGCCGCAGCGGAGCCACTAATGTCGCCTCGACTCTCGGTCGTGATGATCGCCAAAAACGCGGCGGATCTGCTGCCTGATTGTCTGGCGTCGGTCAGCTGGGCAGATGAGATAGTGCTGCTGGATTCCGGCAGCAGCGACAATACCGTTGAATTAGCCCGTAGCCTGGGCGTTCAGGTATATATCAATCATGACTGGCAGGGCTACGGCATTCAGCGCCAGCGCGCCCAGGACTATGCCACCGGTGATTACGTGCTGATGATCGACACCGATGAGCGCGTTACTCCGGAGCTTGAACAGTCCATCCGTCGCGTGTTGGCCGCACCGAAAACCGGAGCAATATACAGCATCGCCCGGCGTAACTATTTTCTCGGCCGCTTTATGCGCCACAGCGGCTGGTATCCTGACCGCGTGATGCGCCTGTACGAACGCGACCGTTACCGCTATAACGATAATCTGGTTCACGAATCTCTCAACAGTAAAGATGCGCAGGTTATCGAGCTGTCGGGCGATCTGCTGCATCTGACCTGTCGTGACTTCTCCGGCTTTCAGCAAAAGCAGCTGGCCTACGCCGCCGCCTGGGCGCTTGAGCGCCATCAGAGAGGTAAAAAGACCTCGCTGGTCGCTATCTTCGGCCATACGCTGGGAGCCTTCGTGAAAACGCTGCTGCTGCGCGGCGGCGTTCTGGATGGAAAACAAGGCTGGCTGTTGGCGGTAGTCAACGCGCAATACACGTTTAATAAATACACCGAGCTGTGGGCTCTGGGCCGCGGCTACTCGGAGAAAGTGTAATTATGAGCACAAAAGCGATCTATCCGGGCACCTTCGATCCAATCACTAACGGCCATATTGATATCGTCACCCGTGCGGCCAGCATGTTTGATAAGGTGCTGCTGGCTATCGCCGCCAGTCCGAGCAAAAAACCGATGTTTACTCTCGACGAACGCATCGCGCTGGCCACCCAGGCAACGGCGCATCTGGTCAACGTTGAGGTTATCGGCTTTAGCGATTTAATGGCCAATTTTGCCCGCGCGCAGCAGGCGAATATTTTAATTCGCGGCCTGCGGGCGGTAGCGGATTTTGAATATGAGATGCAGCTGGCGCACATGAACCGTCACCTGATGCCAACCCTGGAGAGCGTGTTTCTGATGCCGTGCAAAGAGTGGTCGTTTATCTCCTCTTCGCTGGTAAAAGAGGTGGCGCGCCATCAGGGCGATGTTTCCCACTTTTTGCCGGCGAACGTACACCAGGCGCTGCTGAAGAAGCTGTAGAGAACGACCCCGGGTCGCGGCGTAAACGCCTTACCCGGGCTACCAGTCCGCAGACAACGGGAAACCTGTAGCCCGACTAAGCGCAGCGCGAGCCGGGATCAAGGTAACCACCGCCCACTACTTCTGGCACTGGCGGCAATAAAACGTCGCCCGCTG is a window from the Klebsiella oxytoca genome containing:
- the waaA gene encoding lipid IV(A) 3-deoxy-D-manno-octulosonic acid transferase, whose amino-acid sequence is MELLYTALLYLIQPLVWLRLLLRSRKAPAYRKRWAERYGFCQNKVEPDGILLHSVSVGETLAAIPLVRALRHRYPYLPITVTTMTPTGSERAMSAFGKDVHHVYLPYDLPGAMNRFFNTVQPKLVIVMETELWPNMVATLHKRKIPLVIANARLSERSAKGYAKLGKFMSRLLSRITLIAAQNEEDANRFIALGLKRNQLAVTGSLKFDISVTPELAARAITLRRQWAPHRQVWIATSTHDGEEQIILQAHKKLLERFPNLLLILVPRHPERFGDAREMVQKAGMSYTLRSTGEIPSSSTQVVIGDTMGELMLLYGIADLAFVGGSLVERGGHNPLEPAAHAIPVLMGPHTFNFKDICAKLQQDDGLITVTDAASLVTQVSNLLTDEDYRLWYGRHAVEVLHQNQGALSRLLQLLQPYLPQRSH
- a CDS encoding glycosyltransferase family 2 protein, whose protein sequence is MSPRLSVVMIAKNAADLLPDCLASVSWADEIVLLDSGSSDNTVELARSLGVQVYINHDWQGYGIQRQRAQDYATGDYVLMIDTDERVTPELEQSIRRVLAAPKTGAIYSIARRNYFLGRFMRHSGWYPDRVMRLYERDRYRYNDNLVHESLNSKDAQVIELSGDLLHLTCRDFSGFQQKQLAYAAAWALERHQRGKKTSLVAIFGHTLGAFVKTLLLRGGVLDGKQGWLLAVVNAQYTFNKYTELWALGRGYSEKV
- the coaD gene encoding pantetheine-phosphate adenylyltransferase, with the translated sequence MSTKAIYPGTFDPITNGHIDIVTRAASMFDKVLLAIAASPSKKPMFTLDERIALATQATAHLVNVEVIGFSDLMANFARAQQANILIRGLRAVADFEYEMQLAHMNRHLMPTLESVFLMPCKEWSFISSSLVKEVARHQGDVSHFLPANVHQALLKKL